One genomic window of Mucilaginibacter sp. SJ includes the following:
- a CDS encoding ABC transporter ATP-binding protein has product MLQFQNFTKSYGNYPALKIENLSLETGIYWIKGVNGSGKSTLLKSIAGILAFDGDILLDENISIKKQPVAYRKLVNFAEAEPVFPDFLTGTEMIALFTAAKGAPARQKEQYIKSMGMQSFIDRPVGTYSSGMMKKLSLLLAFLGNPKLILLDEPLITIDTASLAILNTWIRERYEQEGTSFLLSSHQILEDGSLPVTGELLVEEQTLKFIS; this is encoded by the coding sequence ATGCTGCAGTTTCAAAATTTCACAAAATCATACGGTAATTACCCTGCTTTAAAAATTGAAAATCTTAGCCTTGAAACCGGCATTTATTGGATAAAAGGAGTAAACGGATCGGGTAAAAGCACCTTACTAAAATCCATTGCCGGAATCCTGGCGTTTGATGGCGACATTTTGCTTGATGAAAATATCAGCATAAAAAAGCAACCGGTGGCCTACCGTAAGCTTGTGAATTTTGCCGAAGCCGAACCGGTATTTCCGGATTTTTTAACGGGTACGGAAATGATCGCCCTGTTTACTGCTGCTAAAGGCGCGCCGGCCCGACAGAAGGAGCAGTATATTAAAAGCATGGGTATGCAAAGCTTCATCGACCGGCCGGTTGGTACTTACAGCAGCGGCATGATGAAAAAGCTTTCCCTGCTACTTGCCTTTTTAGGCAATCCCAAATTGATCCTGCTTGATGAACCTTTGATCACCATTGATACAGCCTCGTTGGCAATATTAAATACATGGATAAGGGAGAGGTATGAGCAGGAGGGAACCAGTTTTTTATTGTCATCGCACCAAATATTGGAAGACGGCTCACTACCCGTAACAGGCGAATTATTGGTTGAAGAGCAAACCCTAAAGTTTATCAGCTAA
- a CDS encoding D-alanine--D-alanine ligase, translated as MSLKNIALLAGGFTGEYEVSLNSAKNIAANLASNSNYKVYTILITRDRWFFEADDATVDVDKNDFTITLNQEKIKFDFAFITIHGSPGEDGKLQGYFDMLGIPYNTCDATTSAITMNKAYTKAIVNGIHGLHTAHSMRLFERDVHDVATIAANLKFPLFVKPNNGGSSVGMSKVQNIAGLPEALNRAFQEDAQVLVEEFIKGREFSIGIARLHGKIKVLPATEIITSKDFFDYEAKYTSGVTQEITPANLSAEKVKEIGGIVTEVYTRLNCRGMARIDFILLEGSNDFYFIEINTTPGQSAASLIPQQVRAAGMDVGEFYSALIEGAAL; from the coding sequence ATGAGTCTTAAAAATATTGCCCTTTTGGCCGGAGGTTTTACCGGCGAATATGAAGTATCCCTTAACAGCGCAAAAAATATCGCAGCTAACCTGGCGTCAAACAGCAACTATAAAGTTTATACTATATTAATTACCCGCGACAGGTGGTTTTTTGAAGCAGATGACGCGACAGTCGATGTTGACAAGAATGATTTTACCATCACCCTTAACCAGGAAAAAATAAAGTTCGACTTTGCCTTCATCACCATTCATGGCAGCCCCGGCGAGGATGGAAAGCTGCAGGGCTATTTTGATATGCTTGGCATCCCTTATAATACCTGCGATGCCACAACATCGGCCATTACCATGAACAAGGCTTATACCAAAGCTATCGTGAACGGGATCCATGGCTTGCATACCGCACATTCCATGCGGTTATTTGAGCGCGATGTGCATGATGTTGCCACCATAGCAGCTAATTTGAAATTTCCGTTGTTTGTTAAACCTAATAATGGCGGCAGTAGCGTGGGTATGAGCAAGGTGCAAAACATAGCCGGCCTGCCGGAAGCATTGAACAGGGCATTTCAGGAAGATGCCCAGGTGTTGGTGGAAGAATTTATTAAAGGCCGCGAGTTTAGTATTGGTATAGCCCGTTTACATGGCAAAATAAAAGTTTTGCCGGCTACGGAGATCATTACCTCGAAAGACTTTTTTGATTACGAGGCGAAATATACATCTGGCGTAACACAGGAAATAACTCCCGCCAACCTTTCGGCTGAAAAGGTTAAAGAAATTGGTGGGATAGTTACGGAGGTATATACGCGTCTTAACTGCCGAGGCATGGCAAGGATCGACTTTATTTTGCTGGAAGGCAGTAATGATTTTTATTTTATTGAGATCAACACCACACCAGGCCAGTCTGCCGCCAGTTTGATTCCGCAACAGGTACGTGCAGCAGGTATGGATGTAGGTGAGTTTTACAGTGCTTTGATTGAGGGAGCCGCGTTATAA
- a CDS encoding PASTA domain-containing protein: MSKFGAYLKSKSFRNNLLMAIVTVIAVVLIAFFSLGYYTRHGSGIPVPKLKGLTIDKAMDILKEQGFGYKIDSVYVQDIAPGTIVEQDPDPGTNVKESRVIYLTMVTLQAPNVALPDLEQSNYREAIATISNYGLKVGDTTYRSDIARDRILEVRFGGQVIKTGTKIPKGSRIDLVLGDGEGASEVEIPELVNLDLDAARFAIKGAGLTVGIITYQGTITDSTNVVVVSQYPMKTDSLSKTSIGTRINLTVSQGTKTDAVPPAN, from the coding sequence ATGAGCAAATTTGGGGCTTACTTAAAATCAAAATCATTTCGTAATAACTTATTAATGGCTATTGTAACCGTGATAGCCGTTGTTTTAATAGCTTTTTTTAGTCTTGGTTATTATACCCGTCATGGTTCGGGCATACCCGTGCCAAAGCTTAAAGGCCTTACCATTGATAAGGCCATGGATATTTTAAAAGAGCAGGGATTCGGCTATAAAATTGACTCTGTTTATGTACAGGATATAGCCCCGGGTACTATCGTTGAGCAAGACCCGGATCCCGGGACCAACGTTAAAGAAAGCCGGGTAATTTACCTTACCATGGTAACCCTGCAGGCACCAAATGTAGCCCTGCCCGACCTTGAACAAAGCAATTATCGCGAAGCTATAGCTACCATATCAAATTATGGCTTAAAAGTGGGCGATACAACTTACCGATCAGATATTGCCCGTGATCGGATCCTGGAGGTACGTTTTGGCGGACAGGTGATAAAAACAGGTACCAAAATACCTAAAGGCTCAAGAATAGATTTGGTTTTGGGTGATGGTGAAGGTGCAAGCGAAGTGGAAATACCCGAACTGGTAAATCTTGATCTTGATGCGGCCCGCTTTGCTATAAAAGGTGCTGGCTTAACTGTTGGGATCATTACTTACCAGGGTACTATTACTGATTCAACTAACGTAGTTGTCGTTTCGCAATACCCAATGAAAACCGATTCGTTAAGCAAAACAAGTATTGGTACACGTATAAATCTTACTGTTTCACAAGGTACGAAAACAGATGCAGTTCCACCGGCAAATTAA
- a CDS encoding rhodanese-like domain-containing protein: MLERLGKGESLNLLDVREVIEFHTYNIGGHNMPLSNLENALNNLPYNKTDEIIVMCKVGLRSQTAQNILERHGYNNVRNLHGGLVAIQKLK; encoded by the coding sequence TTGCTTGAGCGCTTAGGCAAAGGTGAAAGCCTTAACCTGCTTGACGTGCGCGAAGTTATTGAATTCCATACTTATAATATAGGCGGCCATAATATGCCGCTTTCAAATTTGGAGAATGCGCTTAACAATTTACCCTATAACAAAACAGATGAGATAATCGTTATGTGCAAAGTTGGTTTAAGGAGCCAAACAGCACAAAACATATTGGAGCGGCATGGCTATAACAATGTGCGTAATTTACACGGCGGATTAGTTGCCATTCAAAAATTAAAATAA
- the mltG gene encoding endolytic transglycosylase MltG — MTAEKQGSGILKKFIIALVIIIVVLLGFTGFNYYLKYFGPNVTDKQEYLYIHTGATFGDVFKTIQDEGIVKDTASFGWAARNMNYINRVKPGKYRLHEGMGNRKLINMLASGTQEPVKVEFHGLRLKEQFAGFISKKIEPDSMSIIRLLDSASFVGKYGFTTDNVYTVIMPDSYQMYWNTSPEKFFKRMYDHYQAFWTPERKQLAAAINLTPQEVSVLASIVDAEALHDDEMPAVAGLYLNRLKRGMKLEADPTVIFALNDFTIKRVLTRYLSYNSPYNTYLHTGLPPGPIMMPSVNAVKAVLNYQKSDYIYMCAKADFSGYHAFATNVADHLVNAHKFQQALNERNIRR; from the coding sequence ATGACCGCGGAAAAACAAGGATCAGGCATACTGAAAAAATTTATTATAGCGCTGGTAATCATTATCGTTGTGCTTTTAGGCTTTACAGGTTTCAATTATTACCTTAAATACTTCGGCCCTAACGTTACTGATAAACAGGAGTACTTATACATTCACACCGGCGCTACTTTTGGCGATGTTTTTAAAACCATACAGGATGAGGGCATTGTGAAAGATACTGCTTCATTTGGCTGGGCTGCCCGTAATATGAATTATATTAACCGTGTAAAACCAGGTAAATATCGCCTGCATGAGGGTATGGGAAACCGCAAGCTCATCAATATGCTGGCATCAGGTACACAGGAACCTGTTAAGGTTGAATTTCATGGTTTAAGGCTTAAAGAACAGTTTGCAGGCTTTATCTCTAAAAAAATCGAACCCGATTCAATGTCAATCATCAGGCTGCTCGATTCGGCAAGTTTTGTAGGTAAATATGGTTTTACTACCGATAATGTATATACGGTGATCATGCCCGATTCATACCAGATGTACTGGAATACGAGCCCGGAAAAGTTCTTTAAACGAATGTATGACCACTATCAGGCTTTTTGGACACCTGAACGTAAACAACTGGCCGCTGCAATAAACTTAACCCCACAAGAAGTATCTGTCCTGGCATCAATAGTTGATGCTGAAGCGCTGCATGATGATGAAATGCCCGCCGTAGCAGGTTTATACCTTAATCGTCTTAAAAGAGGAATGAAACTGGAGGCCGACCCTACCGTGATCTTCGCACTGAACGACTTTACTATAAAACGCGTGCTTACCCGATATCTTTCATATAACTCGCCATATAATACTTATCTGCATACAGGTTTGCCCCCAGGTCCTATCATGATGCCATCGGTTAATGCGGTTAAAGCAGTGTTGAACTATCAAAAGAGCGATTATATTTACATGTGTGCTAAGGCTGATTTTTCCGGCTACCATGCCTTTGCCACCAACGTGGCGGATCATTTGGTTAATGCGCATAAATTTCAGCAAGCCCTTAACGAACGCAACATCCGCAGGTAA
- a CDS encoding acyl-CoA thioesterase: MFEHTTKIRVRYGETDQMGYMYYGNYAEFYEVGRVEMLRSLGLTYKGMEESGIMMPVLELQCKYLKPALYDEEISIRVIMDKLPGIRIHFRYELTNPKGELINTGETLLVFINMKTNRPCLPPQDFANRLMPFFK, encoded by the coding sequence ATGTTTGAGCATACCACCAAAATCCGGGTGCGCTACGGCGAAACCGATCAGATGGGCTATATGTACTACGGTAACTATGCCGAATTTTATGAAGTTGGTCGTGTAGAGATGCTGCGCAGCCTTGGCCTTACCTATAAAGGCATGGAAGAATCGGGTATTATGATGCCTGTGCTCGAGCTTCAATGCAAATACCTGAAGCCTGCTTTATATGACGAGGAGATCAGCATCAGAGTGATCATGGATAAGCTACCCGGTATTCGCATCCATTTCAGGTATGAACTTACAAATCCCAAAGGCGAACTTATTAATACCGGCGAAACATTACTCGTATTCATTAACATGAAAACCAATCGCCCATGCCTGCCCCCACAGGATTTTGCCAACAGATTAATGCCCTTTTTTAAGTAG
- a CDS encoding YihY/virulence factor BrkB family protein, whose amino-acid sequence MKWLHRFLLRFRFYRYIIEWTKSVIIPGFRPLPLYTVIDFFVKEITNNSLINRAYALAYSFMLAVFPATIFLFTLIPYVPIKHFKGNLMMVLASVMPTNAYMAFRETLFDIVSNQNGKLLSFGFLTTLYFATNGVINLMKAFNKSSLIEDKRSWLKRRLVATGITVAISFALLLAISILILGQSIIRFIQSHVASENHFWVYPVMLFRWVIIVVIIFVTIGCLYRYAPAHKKKWNFINPGSILATALAVLTSLGFSYYINNFSSYNKVYGSIGTLIVVMIWMYINSLILIIGFELNASVELSKRTIRIVKPRFNTFRAKKTDHSKN is encoded by the coding sequence ATGAAATGGCTGCACCGCTTTTTACTCCGGTTTAGGTTCTACAGGTACATCATCGAGTGGACGAAGTCTGTCATTATTCCAGGTTTCAGGCCATTGCCTCTTTATACAGTTATAGACTTTTTTGTAAAAGAAATTACCAATAACTCGCTCATTAACCGGGCTTACGCATTAGCATATAGTTTCATGCTGGCCGTTTTTCCCGCCACCATTTTTTTGTTTACCCTTATCCCCTACGTGCCCATAAAACATTTTAAAGGCAACCTGATGATGGTACTGGCGTCTGTAATGCCTACAAATGCTTATATGGCATTCAGGGAAACCCTTTTTGATATCGTAAGCAATCAAAACGGCAAGCTCCTTTCGTTCGGTTTCCTAACAACCTTGTATTTTGCTACGAATGGCGTTATCAATCTCATGAAAGCCTTTAATAAATCCTCATTAATTGAGGATAAGCGGAGCTGGCTCAAAAGGCGCCTGGTAGCAACAGGGATTACCGTAGCTATAAGCTTTGCGTTATTGCTGGCCATTTCCATACTCATCCTGGGTCAATCTATTATCCGGTTTATCCAATCGCATGTAGCGTCTGAAAATCATTTTTGGGTTTACCCGGTTATGCTGTTCAGGTGGGTAATTATTGTAGTGATTATTTTTGTGACCATAGGGTGCTTGTACCGCTACGCTCCTGCACATAAAAAGAAATGGAATTTTATTAATCCTGGTTCCATACTGGCTACGGCACTGGCAGTTTTAACCTCACTGGGCTTTTCCTATTATATCAACAATTTCTCGTCGTACAATAAAGTTTACGGGTCCATTGGTACGCTCATCGTTGTGATGATCTGGATGTATATAAACTCATTAATTTTAATAATCGGGTTCGAATTAAATGCGTCCGTAGAGCTTTCCAAGCGTACAATTCGCATTGTAAAACCCCGATTTAACACTTTTCGGGCAAAAAAAACCGACCATTCAAAAAATTAA